The genomic region TTCAAAAGACGTGGCTATGCACATCGCCGCTGCTGCACCTCTTGTTGTGAATCGCGAGGACGTAGATGCCGAAATGCTGGAAAGGGAAAAGAGTATTTATCGCGACCAGGCACTCAGCGAAGGCAAACCCGAGCACATCGTGGATCGAATTGTGGAAGGCCGCATGGAAAAATACTATCAAGAAGTGGTCTTAATGGAGCAGGCTTTTGTCAAAGATCCGGACAAAACCATTCAGGATCTGCACTCAGACCTGGTGGCCAAGTGCGGCGAAAATATCACCATCCGCCGATTTGCCCGTTTTGTCCTGGGTGAGGAGAGTTAAGCGTCTATTAATGCCCAGAGGAGGTGCGCCGTGATTGATGAGATTATGGCTGAAGCGCGAACGGCCATGCAAAAGTCTGTGATAGCCCTGCAGAATGAAATGGGTACAGTACGCACTGGGCGTGCCAACGCGCATTTGCTGGATCAAATTCGAGTCGAGTATTACGGTACACAGGTGCCGATTAATCAGGTCGCTACGGTGGGCGTGCCAGAACCGCGTTTGATCGCGCTTCAGCCCTGGGATAAGTCGGCGATTCCACTGATTGAAAAGGCAATTCTGGAATCGA from Gemmatimonadota bacterium harbors:
- the tsf gene encoding translation elongation factor Ts, which encodes MAISAKMVQELRARTNVGMMDCKRALEEADGVMDKAVELLRKRGIAKAESRAGRQAKEGAIASYIHAGSQLGVLLEINSETDFVARTDEFQTFSKDVAMHIAAAAPLVVNREDVDAEMLEREKSIYRDQALSEGKPEHIVDRIVEGRMEKYYQEVVLMEQAFVKDPDKTIQDLHSDLVAKCGENITIRRFARFVLGEES